In a single window of the Gossypium hirsutum isolate 1008001.06 chromosome D02, Gossypium_hirsutum_v2.1, whole genome shotgun sequence genome:
- the LOC107909585 gene encoding uncharacterized protein: MEIFTKAKAVKLRGHLEKYLVADDDQEAVRQSRNSSGKRARWFVELVHDKPNVVRLRSCHGKYLAATDIPFLLGMTGNKVLQTVPDKMDWKLQWEPIRDGFQIKLKTWCGKFLRANGGTPPWRNSITHDEPHTGATQRWILWDVEAVQVPESDSVLEYISSVSSFSSVSDDVLEALSDDVLGSGPQSPISVVSSVKSPRFSVFSTGSAKLSPKQVNSNKYQAGMDLFLNAKAVRLRGHHDKYLVAEEDEESVSQDRNGSSKSARWTVEFVPGSENIIRLKSFYNKYLTASNQPFLLGMTGRKVIQSLPRRLDSSVEWEPIKVGSQAKLKTRYGNFLRANGGLPPWRNSVTHDIPHRTATQDWVLWDVDIVEIQVQSPGSGLRPSAPPAVPHADSLNFEPTSPSAVSAKSGHFSRQESSDPYVGSSPPKSEGRTIYYHVADENGEVDDEAVEGYSFSFKGNGVDELTHKLKEKTGLEDVVVCTRSPLNGKLFPLRLQLPPNNSDMHVVVVPLASKVGRNFAKQGINM; this comes from the exons ATGGAGATTTTTACAAAAGCCAAGGCTGTGAAACTCAGGGGTCACCTTGAGAAATACTTAGTGGCCGACGATGATCAAGAAGCCGTGCGCCAAAGTCGAAACAGCTCAGGCAAAAGAGCTAGGTGGTTCGTGGAGCTTGTTCATGATAAACCGAACGTGGTCCGCCTCAGAAGCTGCCATGGAAAGTACTTAGCAGCCACTGATATACCCTTTCTTTTAGGCATGACGGGTAACAAGGTGCTGCAAACGGTACCCGATAAGATGGATTGGAAACTCCAGTGGGAGCCTATAAGAGACGGCTTCCAAATCAAGTTGAAGACCTGGTGCGGTAAATTTTTGCGTGCCAATGGGGGGACCCCACCTTGGAGGAACTCCATCACTCACGATGAGCCTCATACTGGAGCGACGCAGAGATGGATATTATGGGACGTGGAGGCGGTTCAGGTTCCAGAGTCGGACTCGGTATTGGAGTATATATCGTCAGTTTCGAGCTTTTCTTCGGTGTCCGATGACGTTTTGGAGGCTTTGAGCGATGATGTTTTAGGGTCAGGCCCACAATCCCCGATCTCAGTCGTCTCCTCCGTCAAGTCTCCGAGGTTTTCAGTGTTTTCAACCGGGTCAGCCAAATTGTCACCCAAACAG GTAAACTCTAACAAATATCAGGCGGGGATGGATTTGTTCCTCAACGCCAAAGCGGTGCGCCTACGCGGTCACCATGACAAGTATCTCGTCGCCGAGGAAGACGAAGAATCCGTTTCTCAAGACCGAAACGGATCCTCCAAAAGCGCTCGATGGACCGTCGAATTCGTACCCGGGTCAGAAAACATCATCCGCTTAAAAAGCTTTTACAACAAGTATCTCACCGCCTCCAACCAGCCCTTTTTACTTGGGATGACCGGTCGAAAGGTGATTCAGTCGCTGCCTAGGAGGCTCGACTCGTCGGTCGAGTGGGAACCCATTAAAGTAGGATCTCAGGCAAAGCTCAAGACTCGTTACGGTAACTTTTTGAGAGCCAATGGAGGGTTACCGCCTTGGAGGAACTCAGTCACCCACGATATTCCTCATAGGACGGCTACTCAAGATTGGGTGTTGTGGGATGTGGATATTGTGGAGATTCAAGTCCAGTCTCCAGGGAGTGGTCTACGGCCCTCGGCCCCTCCTGCTGTTCCTCACGCTGATTCCTTGAACTTCGAACCTACTTCACCTTCTGCAGTTTCTGCCAAATCTGGACACTTTTCAAGACAAGAG TCAAGTGATCCATATGTGGGTTCATCACCTCCAAAATCCGAAGGTAGGACAATATACTACCATGTAGCGGATGAAAATGGTGAGGTTGATGATGAGGCAGTAGAGGGGTACTCTTTTAGTTTTAAGGGCAATGGAGTGGATGAACTAACTCataaattgaaggaaaagacgGGCCTTGAAGATGTTGTGGTGTGCACTCGCAGTCCTTTGAATGGGAAGCTATTTCCTCTCCGATTGCAGCTTCCTCCTAATAACTCCGACATGCATGTCGTTGTAGTTCCATTAGCCTCCAAAG TGGGAAGAAATTTTGCGAAACAAGGAATTAATATGTGA